The following coding sequences lie in one Seriola aureovittata isolate HTS-2021-v1 ecotype China chromosome 5, ASM2101889v1, whole genome shotgun sequence genomic window:
- the pierce1 gene encoding piercer of microtubule wall 1 protein yields MITAVLCFEQSVMEDQRVQTCNVYRTDPDLPHRFNNPDCFHGYSQKTNHPLYRTSNQMYGSKRPTVHDIQTQFKVTSRRFSEAMLQSGMYRDHGFNTSVEKTRVMVSTATQENRSSLHHLYHYGNRSNDQDGNK; encoded by the exons ATGATaacagctgtgttgtgttttgagcAGTCAGTCATGGAAGATCAAAGAGTTCAGACCTGCAACGTTTACAGGACGGATCCAGACCTACCACACAGGTTCAACAACCCTgactgtttccatggttacag tcagaAAACGAATCATCCTTTATATCGAACATCGAACCAAATGTATGGCAGCAAGAGGCCTACCGTTCATGACatacag actCAGTTTAAAGTGACCTCCCGTCGGTTTTCGGAGGCCATGCTTCAGAGTGGGATGTACCGCGATCACGGCTTCAACACATCTGTGGAGAAGACCAGAGTGATGGTTTCCACAGCCACGCAGGAGAACAGATCCAGCCTCCATCATTTGTATCACTATGGCAACCGAAGCAATGACCAAGATGGAAATAAGTAA
- the LOC130170013 gene encoding noelin-like: protein MESEENLLNAFLLLLLLGSQFTLVGPSAPEEGWQVYSSAQDTEGRCVCTVVAPQQTVCSRDARTKQLRQLLEKVQNMSQSIEVLDQRTQRDLQFVEKMEVQLKSLENKFKQVEDGHETNIARQYKSIKAKMEELRPLIPVLETYKADALLVRQFKEEAANVTELLGSLQEQLGGLDYQDLHSRVMSLEDRLRACMQRLACGKLTGISEPITIKTSGSRFGSWMTDPLAPAGDNRVWYMDGYHNNRFVREYQSMYDFMTTDNFTSHRLPHPWSGTGQVVYNGSIYFNKFQSHTIIKFDFSTSLISRSRQLDFAGYNNMYHYSWGGHSDIDLMVDEGGLWAVYATNQNAGNIVLSQLNPNTLQIIRSWTTNHPKRSAGEAFMICGTLYVTNGYSGGTKVYYAYSTNSSTYEYIDIPLTNKYSHLSMLDYNPRDRALYAWNNGHQVLYNVTLYHIIQ from the exons ATGGAGTCTGAAGAAAATCTGCTCAAtgcttttctgctgctgctgctcctcggATCACAATTTACCCTG GTGGGTCCTTCAGCCCCTGAGGAGGGCTGGCAGGTGTATAGTTCAGCTCAGGATACTGAAGGTCGATGTGTTTGTACGGTGGTTGCTCCTCAGCAGACGGTCTGTTCCAGAGATGCTCGAACCAAACAGctcagacagctgctggaaaag GTGCAGAACATGAGTCAGTCCATCGAGGTCCTGGACCAGCGGACTCAGAGAGATCTTCAGTTTGTGGAGAAAATGGAAGTTCAGCTGAAAAGTCtggaaaacaaattcaaacaggTGGAGGACGGACATGAGACCAACATCGCCAGACAGTACAAG tctatCAAGGCAAAGATGGAGGAGCTGCGTCCTCTGATACCAGTCCTGGAGACCTACAAGGCCGATGCTCTGCTGGTCCGACAGTTTAAGGAGGAGGCAGCAAATGTGACGGAGCTGCTGGGATCGCTGCAGGAACAACTGGGAGGACTGGATTACCAGGACCTGCACAGCCGAGTGATGAGCCTGGAGGACCGACTGAGGGCCTGCATGCAGAGGCTGG cctGTGGGAAACTGACAGGAATCTCTGAACCAATCACCATCAAGACGTCTGGGTCCAGGTTTGGATCGTGGATGACTGACCCACTGGCCCCAGCTGGAGACAACAGA GTGTGGTATATGGATGGTTACCATAACAACCGCTTTGTTAGAGAGTATCAGTCGATGTATGACTTCATGACGACAGATAACTTCACCTCTCACCGCCTGCCTCACCCCTGGTCCGGTACTGGTCAGGTCGTTTATAATGGATCCATTTACTTCAACAAGTTCCAGAGTCACACCATCATCAAGTTTGACTTCAGCACATCACTCATCAGCCGCTCCCGGCAGCTCGACTTCGCTGGCTACAACAACATGTACCATTATTCCTGGGGGGGGCACTCAGATATCGACCTGATGGTTGATGAGGGGGGGCTCTGGGCTGTGTACGCCACTAATCAGAATGCTGGAAATATCGTCCTTAGTCAGTTAAACCCAAACACTCTGCAGATCATCCGCAGCTGGACCACAAACCATCCGAAACGCAGCGCTGGCGAGGCATTCATGATCTGTGGAACGCTTTATGTTACTAATGGATACTCAGGTGGAACCAAAGTGTACTATGCTTACTCCACTAACTCCTCCACGTATGAGTACATCGACATTCCTCTCACTAATAAATACAGCCACCTGTCCATGCTCGACTACAATCCCCGAGACAGAGCGCTATATGCCTGGAACAATGGCCACCAGGTCCTTTATAATGTTACACTCTATCACATTATACAGTAA